The Christiangramia flava JLT2011 region CGGCATCGAATTTTGGCTGGTTCTCGTTGATGTTCAGTTTATCCTGGATCCACTCGATCTCTTCCGGCTTCCGGATGTACATATACTCTATCCCGATGCTCTGGCAATACACCTTTTGCAAATGGGTAATGATATCCTTCAGCGGTTTTGGACCAATGCCCAGAATTTCACCGGCATTGAACACGGTATCGAGGTCTTTTTGCTCAAGGCCAAAATTCTCGATATCCAGCGTGGGTGAATATTTCCTGCGTTCCCTTACCGGGTTTGTTTTGGTAAATAAATGTCCGCGGGTACGGTAACCATCAATAAGCCTGATTACCTGAAACTCTTTAACAACCTGCTCTGGTACTTCACCTTCAGCAAAATCCATCTGTGCTTCTTCCAGAACTTCTTCTGAAATCCCGTTCGAGCTCTCTTTTCCGAAGTCAAAACCTTGAAAAAAAGCCCTCCAACTGGGCTCTACACTATCGGGATGCTGTAAATACTGGTCATAAAGCTCTGCCAGATACGCAGTGTGCGCGGCATTTAGAAATGAAAATCTCTCCATAAAATTGAAACAAATGTTTCTTCCTGTCTAAAAAACAGGAACAAAAATACAATTTTTAAGAAAAACAGCCGGGACGTATTATGATAATTCTCTATCGGATTATAGGAATTTTAACATGTTCGGAAAGTCACCGGAAAACTGGAAAGCCTGCTTTTTGGAAATTAGACCTGACGCTCCATGAGCATTTCACCGAATTTCCGAAGTGGTTCTTTTTTAGCTTCCGGAAGGTCGATCTTGTCTAAGATCAAAAAGGCCTTCCGGGTATATCGTTCAATTTCACGACGGGTGATCTCAGCCGCACCGCTGGATTCGAAAAGATTTTTTACGGCTTCGATCTTTCCGGAATTATCAGCCGGGCTTATAGTATACAGGTGTTCTAATTGGCGGGCCTCGTTTTCATTGGCCGCTTCCAGCGTTTTAAGGTAGAGGAAAGTCTTTTTGTTTTCAATGATATCTCCCCCAACCTGCTTTCCGAAGGTATCGGGATCGCCAAAGGCGTCAAGATAATCATCCTGTAACTGAAAGGCGATTCCCAGCAATCTCCCGTATTCATAAATTGCTTTTTTACAGGACGATGAAGCCTTGGCTACAATCGCTCCCATTTGCAGGGAGGCCCCCACCAGCACGGCAGTCTTATATTCGATCATTTTCAGGTAATCGCTGATCGTTACGTTGTCCCGCGTCTCAAAATCGATGTCATATTGCTGCCCTTCACACACTTCGATTGCTGTTTTACTGAAGAGTTTAGCCAGCTCACGAAAAACCTCGCCTTCATAATTTTCAAATAATTGGTAGGCATTGATCAGCATCGCATCGCCGGAAAGGATCCCGGTATTCACATCCCATTTCTCATGAACGGTCTCCTTCCCTCTTCGAAGCGGCGCGTCATCCATGATATCGTCATGCACCAGCGAAAAGTTATGAAAGATCTCGATCGCCAAAGCCGCATCCAGCGCTTTTTGATAGGGACAGTCAAAAATTTCAGCAGCCATCAGTACGAGTACCGGGCGCAGACGCTTGCCTCCCTGGTCCAGAATATAAACCATTGGTTCGTACAGATTTGCAGGCTCTTTTACACTTACCTTTGCATTCAGGTACTGGATAAATTCTTCTCGAAGAAATGAAATGTTTTGCATCCGCCAAAAATAAGGCAATTGTGCTCAAAATGACAACTCTAAAAACACTTCAACTTTATAAATGATTCCTAAATTTTAAATTTTTTCAGAAATTTTAAAGTAAAACGAATCCTGATTCGTCTTTAATAGTATAAGGCAGCCTAAAACGATCAATGTCCCAGCATAAAAAGGAACATATTATTGAAAACACGGTAAATGACTACAGTGAAAAATTGCTGGCATTCATCAAACCAAAGGTACGCAATGATGAAGATGCGGAAGATATCCTGCAGGAAGTATGGTTCCAGTTCAGCAACCTTACCAATATTTCGCAGATCGTCAACGTGGGAAACTGGCTGTTCAGGGTAACCCGAAATAAAATTACCGACAGTTACCGAAAGAAAAAGACGGGGAATATTGAAGATTACGAGCCTCAGGAGGAAGAAGAAGGCTATTCATCCATACAGGAATTACTGCTTCTGGACACTTCTAAAGACCCGGAATTGAAATTTTTCCAGGATGAGATCTGGAAAGCGCTGTTTGAAGCACTCGAAGAACTTCCTGAAACACAGCGACTGGTCTACATCCAGAATGAAATTGAAGAAAAAACACTGCAACAAATCGCAGAGGAGCAACAAACGAATATTAAAACCATTATCAGCAGGAAACAATATGCAGTGAAACACCTTCGCAAGCGACTTCACCAGTTGTATAAAGACCTGGATAATTACTAAAATAACACATCATGTTTCAAAAAGGACGATTCAAAGCAAAATTCATCCTGGTTCCCATAGCCATACTGTTCGTGGTCACCACGATCGTCATGTGGCTTTGGAACGGGATTTTACCCGAAATAACCGGCGTAAAGCACATCACATACTGGCAGGCCATGGGAATACTGGTTTTAAGTAAGATCCTGTTTGGGGGTTTTTCCGGCTGCAGAAAAAGCGGCCCTCGTTCCCGGGGTGATTTTAAGGAAAAATTGAAGCGCATGTCTCCCGAGCAACGTGAAAAATTCAGACAGGTCTGGAAACAAAAATGTCACAAAAATTTCTTGTGGTAATTAAAACTATGGAAACTTTTTTTGTTTTTAAAGTTTCCTGACTTACTTTTGCACCAAATTTTTCAGAAAAGTGAGAGAACAAATTATAGAAGTAGCGGTTGAGATGTTTCTGAATTACGGGTTTAAAAGCGTCACCATGGATGATATTGCCGATAAACTCGGTATTTCCAAAAAGACCATTTACGCCCATTTTTCCACCAAAACGAAACTGATCGATGCCTCGGGAAACCATATTTTACAAATGGTTACTGAAGGAATTAATGAAATAAGACAGCAAAACCTGAATCCGGTGATCGAAAATTTCGAGATCAAGCGCTTTGTGAACCAAAACCTGAAAGGAGAAAAAACTTCTCCGCATTTTCAGCTGAAGAAATACTACCCGAAGATCTTTTCGAAACTCATCAGCAATCAGTTTGACCTGTTGCAGGATTGCGTGGGGCAGAACATCCAGCGCGGGATCGATTCCGGTTTTTATCGGGACCAGATCGATGTCACGTTTATTAGCAGGCTGCATTTTGTGGGGATGATGGGGATCAAAGACAAAGATATTTTCCCGGCAGAGGAATTCAGCGAATCCCATTTGATGCAGGAATTCCTGGAATATCACCTTCGCGCCATTTGCACCCCAAAAGGAATAGAAATACTTGAAGCATATTTAGAAGACAACCATGAAAAATAGAATACTGATCGTTTTAAGCTTTTTGAGCCTGCAGGCTTCCGGCCTTTTCGCACAGGAAATCTCTGCAGATAGCAGCCGAACTTACCAGCTTTCCCTCAGCGAAGCCATAAGTTTTGGTTTGGAAAACAGCTACCAGTCGCAAATCGCTCAAAAAGATGTTGACAAGGCATTAAAACAAAAATGGGAGATCATTGCCCAGGGATTACCGCAAATTTCGGGTTCGGTAGATTATCAAAATTATTTGCAGCAGCCGGTCACCCTGCTTCCCGCGGCGGCTTTTGACAATACCCAAAGCACTATTGATGTGGTTCAACAGTATTTTGATAATGTGCAGCGCAATAGCACCCCGGTAAACGCGCCACAGGGCTTCATTCCTGTTCGATTCGGGACCAAGCAAAGCATGAACGCGACGGCAACCTGGAACCAGCTTATCTTCGATGGATCCTATATCGTGGGAATCCAATCAGTGAAAACCCTGCTTCAGATCTCCAAAAATGCCAAAACCAAGACCGATCTGGAAGTCAAAAAAGCCGTGATCAACGCTTACGGAAATGTGCTGCTCGCGGAAGAAAGCGTGAATATTCTTCAGAAAAACGTCAAAACGGTTCAAAAGAATTTTGATGAGACACAGAAGATCTATGAAAACGGATTAACTGAGCAGGAAGACGTAGAGCAATTGGAAATCACGCTGTTAAATTTAAAAAACCAGCTGAGCCGAAGTCAGCGTATGCGCAGTATCGCCTACGAAATGCTGAATATGAGTCTCGGAATTCCCGTGGAGGAAAAAGTGATTTTGACCGATGACCTGAAGGAACTCGCCATGCGTTACTATGATCTGAACCTTTTGCAGGAACAGATTCCCGTGGAAGAAAATATCGATTACCGAATTGCAAAAAATTCAGCTGAAAGCGCAGAAATCCAGGTAAAACTTCAGAAGGCAAAAGCATTGCCAACCCTTTCAGGTTTCGTGAACTACGGGTACCAGGGCTACAGCGATACGTTCACATTTTTGAATGGGGACCAGGAATATTTTGGACAGTCTATTTTAGGGGTGAGCCTGAATATTCCAATTTTCAGCAGCGGAATGCGCGGGGCCAAAACCCAGCAGCGAGAGATCGAATACGAGCAGGCGCTACTGGAACTGGAGCAGACCGAAAACCAGGTGAAGCAACAGATCAAACAGGCCAAAAGCGATTATGAATTTAGCCTGGAAAACTATGAGAATGCACAGAAAAACCTGGAGTTGGCCGAAAGAATTGAAAATAAAAACCAGGTTAAATTCTTCGAAGGGATTGCCAGCAGTTTTGAATTAAGCGAAGCACAAAGCCAGCTTTATTCTGCCCAGCAGAATTACCTGGATGCCATGCTGCAGGTGATCAACTCCAAGGTGACCCTTGAAAATTTACTAGATACCAGAACCTATAACGATGAAAACTAATTTCCCACACCAAATATTTATGAAAAAGTTTTTCCTTCTCGCAAGTCTGACCCTTGTTCTGGCCAGCTGCGGAAACGACGAAAAATCGGTTGAGCAGGTCATTGAAAGCGAAGACCTCGAGGCGATCAGAGCCAAAAAAGCCGAATTGAGCAGCCTCCAAAGTCAGCTTAGTGCGAATATCAATAAACTGGATGAAAAGATCAGGGAACTGGACAAAAGCAGGCAGTTGCCATTAGTTTCAGTAGATACTCTGAAACAGGAAACCTTCCGCCACTATGCGGAAGTTCAGGGGGATGTTGCTACTGATGAAAACATCATTATTTACCCGGAATATTCCGGCCTTTTAACGCAGGTGAACGTAGATGAAGGAGACCGTGTTCGGAAAGGGCAGGTACTGGCACGTATCGACGATGGTGGTTTGTCGAGCCAGTTAGCTCAACTGGAGGCTCAGGCTTCCCTTGCCAAAACCACTTATGAAAGAAGAAAAAGACTGTGGGAGCAAAATATTGGTTCAGAGATCGAATACCTCAACGCAAAAACCAATTATGAATCTACCCAGAATTCGGTAAACCAGATGAAATCACAGATCTCCAAAACAGTGGTAAGAGCACCATTTTCCGGGGTTATCGACGAGGTTTTTACCGAGAATGGCGAAGTGGTTAGCCCGGGACAGAGTCAACTTTTCAGGCTTATCAGCCTCGAAAACATGTACGTAGAGGCCGACGTTCCAGAAAATTACCTTACCAAGATCAAGAAAGGAACCAATGTAAAGATCCAGATCAGTTCCATTGGTGAGGAGCTTGACGGAAAGGTTTCCCAGGTAGGGAACAATATTAACCCGAACAACCGTACGTTCAAGGTGCAGATCGCGATCCCTAATTCAGAAGGGGTGATCAAACCAAACCAGATCGCAACGATTATGCTGAATGATTATACTTCAGAAGAATCTGTGATCATACCGGAGAGCACCATTCAGAAGAACGCCATGGGAGAAAGCCTGGTTTATATTCTTGGAGAAAGTTCCAACGACAGCACCGGCGTGGCCCAAAAGGTCATCGTGGAAACCGGCTACACCTATAACGACAGCATCGAGGTGACCAAAGGCCTGCAGTCTGGCCAGATCCTCATCATAGAAGGTGCTAAAAACCTGCGTGACGGCCAGGAAATAAAATTCAGAAAATAAGCATATGAAAAATATCGACAAGGAATTTAAACTTTCCTCCTGGGCCATTGATAACAAAATGACGGTGTACGTGATCATCGCTATTTTGATGGTGGGTGGTTTGTTATCTTATTACAGTATGCCGCGGGAATCCTTCCCCGAAATTATCGAAACCAAGATCTATGTAAGCTCCATTAACCCGGGGAACTCTGCGGAAGACGTGGAGAAGTTCATCACCGAACCGCTGGAGGAAGAATTCAATGACGTGGGCGGCGTGAAA contains the following coding sequences:
- a CDS encoding polyprenyl synthetase family protein, coding for MQNISFLREEFIQYLNAKVSVKEPANLYEPMVYILDQGGKRLRPVLVLMAAEIFDCPYQKALDAALAIEIFHNFSLVHDDIMDDAPLRRGKETVHEKWDVNTGILSGDAMLINAYQLFENYEGEVFRELAKLFSKTAIEVCEGQQYDIDFETRDNVTISDYLKMIEYKTAVLVGASLQMGAIVAKASSSCKKAIYEYGRLLGIAFQLQDDYLDAFGDPDTFGKQVGGDIIENKKTFLYLKTLEAANENEARQLEHLYTISPADNSGKIEAVKNLFESSGAAEITRREIERYTRKAFLILDKIDLPEAKKEPLRKFGEMLMERQV
- a CDS encoding efflux RND transporter periplasmic adaptor subunit, whose amino-acid sequence is MKKFFLLASLTLVLASCGNDEKSVEQVIESEDLEAIRAKKAELSSLQSQLSANINKLDEKIRELDKSRQLPLVSVDTLKQETFRHYAEVQGDVATDENIIIYPEYSGLLTQVNVDEGDRVRKGQVLARIDDGGLSSQLAQLEAQASLAKTTYERRKRLWEQNIGSEIEYLNAKTNYESTQNSVNQMKSQISKTVVRAPFSGVIDEVFTENGEVVSPGQSQLFRLISLENMYVEADVPENYLTKIKKGTNVKIQISSIGEELDGKVSQVGNNINPNNRTFKVQIAIPNSEGVIKPNQIATIMLNDYTSEESVIIPESTIQKNAMGESLVYILGESSNDSTGVAQKVIVETGYTYNDSIEVTKGLQSGQILIIEGAKNLRDGQEIKFRK
- a CDS encoding TolC family protein; the encoded protein is MKNRILIVLSFLSLQASGLFAQEISADSSRTYQLSLSEAISFGLENSYQSQIAQKDVDKALKQKWEIIAQGLPQISGSVDYQNYLQQPVTLLPAAAFDNTQSTIDVVQQYFDNVQRNSTPVNAPQGFIPVRFGTKQSMNATATWNQLIFDGSYIVGIQSVKTLLQISKNAKTKTDLEVKKAVINAYGNVLLAEESVNILQKNVKTVQKNFDETQKIYENGLTEQEDVEQLEITLLNLKNQLSRSQRMRSIAYEMLNMSLGIPVEEKVILTDDLKELAMRYYDLNLLQEQIPVEENIDYRIAKNSAESAEIQVKLQKAKALPTLSGFVNYGYQGYSDTFTFLNGDQEYFGQSILGVSLNIPIFSSGMRGAKTQQREIEYEQALLELEQTENQVKQQIKQAKSDYEFSLENYENAQKNLELAERIENKNQVKFFEGIASSFELSEAQSQLYSAQQNYLDAMLQVINSKVTLENLLDTRTYNDEN
- a CDS encoding RNA polymerase sigma factor, with amino-acid sequence MSQHKKEHIIENTVNDYSEKLLAFIKPKVRNDEDAEDILQEVWFQFSNLTNISQIVNVGNWLFRVTRNKITDSYRKKKTGNIEDYEPQEEEEGYSSIQELLLLDTSKDPELKFFQDEIWKALFEALEELPETQRLVYIQNEIEEKTLQQIAEEQQTNIKTIISRKQYAVKHLRKRLHQLYKDLDNY
- a CDS encoding TetR/AcrR family transcriptional regulator yields the protein MREQIIEVAVEMFLNYGFKSVTMDDIADKLGISKKTIYAHFSTKTKLIDASGNHILQMVTEGINEIRQQNLNPVIENFEIKRFVNQNLKGEKTSPHFQLKKYYPKIFSKLISNQFDLLQDCVGQNIQRGIDSGFYRDQIDVTFISRLHFVGMMGIKDKDIFPAEEFSESHLMQEFLEYHLRAICTPKGIEILEAYLEDNHEK